From the Armatimonadia bacterium genome, one window contains:
- a CDS encoding class I SAM-dependent methyltransferase yields MANKRDFDNLAATWDDNPGRISAARGICEAIRREVLLSDALQALDYGCGTGLVTLGLQPGLGSIVAADSSEGMLRVLQDKLAAAQIDNVRTLKLDLEHEEPSEGRYDLIFSSLTMHHLEHPGVVIGRLAQMLQAGGVLAIVDLDKEAGDFHADNTGVAHFGFSAEEMQEMLRSAGLMQVRTVKATTVTKPVAGGVMRNFDVLLTLGIRG; encoded by the coding sequence ATGGCTAACAAGCGCGATTTCGACAACCTGGCGGCGACCTGGGATGACAACCCGGGCCGCATCAGCGCCGCCCGAGGTATCTGCGAAGCGATTCGTCGGGAAGTGCTGCTGAGTGACGCCCTGCAGGCCCTCGACTATGGCTGTGGCACGGGCCTGGTGACGCTTGGCCTTCAGCCGGGACTTGGCAGCATAGTGGCCGCGGACTCCTCAGAGGGGATGCTGAGGGTTCTGCAGGACAAGCTCGCGGCGGCACAGATCGACAACGTGCGGACGCTGAAGCTGGACCTGGAGCACGAGGAGCCGTCAGAGGGCCGGTATGACCTGATCTTTAGCAGCCTGACCATGCACCACCTCGAGCACCCCGGAGTCGTGATTGGGCGACTGGCGCAGATGCTTCAGGCCGGTGGTGTGCTGGCGATTGTGGACCTCGACAAGGAAGCGGGCGACTTCCACGCCGACAACACCGGGGTGGCGCACTTTGGGTTCAGCGCGGAGGAGATGCAGGAGATGCTGCGGTCGGCCGGACTGATGCAGGTGCGGACGGTGAAGGCCACGACCGTAACCAAACCCGTCGCCGGCGGGGTCATGAGGAACTTCGATGTCCTACTGACCCTCGGAATCAGGGGCTGA
- a CDS encoding VOC family protein: MADWYAGAFGLDVKVGNSSIFVSGKGPGRLEIMKEPTQPKTHVAVRVSNYEEAKKALEAKGFAFEDETDKKGVKAGYLTTPDPAGHRVHLLYNPNL; this comes from the coding sequence ATGGCGGACTGGTATGCCGGCGCCTTCGGCCTCGACGTGAAGGTCGGCAACTCCTCCATCTTCGTCTCCGGCAAGGGCCCCGGTCGCCTTGAGATCATGAAGGAGCCGACCCAGCCCAAGACTCACGTCGCGGTGCGCGTCAGCAATTACGAGGAGGCCAAGAAGGCCCTGGAAGCCAAGGGCTTCGCCTTCGAGGACGAGACGGACAAGAAGGGCGTCAAGGCAGGCTACCTGACCACGCCGGATCCGGCAGGCCATCGCGTACACCTGCTGTACAACCCGAACCTCTAG
- a CDS encoding exo-alpha-sialidase has product MSLRKTEDVVIYQDDSWYSSFPSLVTQDDGTVLCAFRRAPERRKWGASGVTHADPNSACVLVRSEDGGETWSKQPLTVWANPLAGNQDPCMFQLADGSLLCSTFSWMLLHGEAPTAPGIINVAHLGWKMVNLGASCLRSTDGGRTWTAPDPLSVAEDPAVMSHLIEKHRPVVGKLAKEYEDECDVSLEELTAAGEVGLQRAAASFREGKHFDFGTYASWWVRWAITYALTHGGQPLRVAVPIEPPPGRPREVYPGIPNRGACRGKMAQLPDGRVLWPLYGFRKGPMPSESCVYASDDGGETWRYLSLIAEDEAIGFNETSLHLCPSGRLVAFLRTTGLEGVLATASSSDGGQTWSPWRQSSIWGHPFTPCALKDGRVALIYGHRREPFGIRMKLLDPECSDLETAEELVLRTDGGNGDIGYPWVTPLSESRLLCAYYTNHDDGTRYIAGSIVEVS; this is encoded by the coding sequence ATGTCGCTGCGCAAAACCGAAGACGTGGTCATCTACCAGGACGATAGCTGGTACTCCTCCTTCCCGTCGCTGGTCACGCAGGATGACGGCACAGTCCTGTGTGCCTTTCGCCGCGCACCGGAGCGCCGAAAGTGGGGAGCAAGTGGCGTCACCCATGCCGACCCCAACAGCGCCTGTGTCCTCGTTCGCTCGGAGGATGGCGGGGAGACCTGGAGCAAGCAACCGCTCACCGTCTGGGCCAATCCGCTCGCGGGCAACCAGGACCCGTGCATGTTCCAGCTTGCCGACGGCTCCCTGCTGTGTTCCACCTTCTCCTGGATGCTGCTGCATGGCGAGGCTCCCACGGCGCCGGGCATCATCAACGTCGCGCATCTGGGCTGGAAGATGGTGAACCTCGGGGCGAGCTGCCTGCGCTCGACAGACGGCGGACGAACCTGGACTGCTCCCGATCCACTGAGCGTCGCCGAGGACCCGGCCGTCATGAGCCATCTCATCGAGAAGCATCGCCCTGTGGTCGGGAAGCTGGCCAAAGAGTACGAGGACGAGTGCGATGTAAGCCTGGAGGAGCTCACCGCCGCCGGTGAGGTTGGCTTGCAGCGAGCGGCCGCGAGCTTCCGCGAGGGCAAGCACTTCGACTTCGGCACCTACGCCTCCTGGTGGGTCCGCTGGGCCATCACCTATGCCCTGACGCACGGTGGCCAGCCCTTGCGTGTGGCCGTTCCCATCGAGCCGCCACCCGGGCGGCCTCGCGAGGTGTATCCGGGCATTCCGAACCGTGGTGCCTGCCGGGGCAAGATGGCGCAGTTGCCTGACGGCCGCGTCCTGTGGCCGCTCTATGGCTTCCGCAAGGGGCCAATGCCCAGTGAGTCCTGCGTCTACGCCTCCGATGACGGCGGCGAGACCTGGCGCTACCTGTCACTGATCGCCGAGGATGAGGCAATCGGCTTCAACGAGACTTCGCTTCATCTGTGTCCGAGTGGCCGCCTGGTTGCCTTCCTGCGCACCACCGGCCTCGAGGGAGTCCTGGCCACCGCAAGCTCCTCTGACGGCGGCCAGACCTGGTCGCCCTGGCGTCAGAGCTCGATCTGGGGACACCCCTTCACCCCCTGTGCGCTCAAGGATGGCCGGGTGGCTCTCATCTACGGGCATCGGCGCGAGCCCTTTGGCATCCGCATGAAGCTCCTCGACCCGGAGTGCTCAGACCTGGAGACCGCCGAGGAGTTGGTCCTGCGCACCGACGGCGGTAACGGCGACATCGGCTACCCGTGGGTCACTCCGCTGTCCGAGAGCAGGCTGCTGTGCGCGTACTACACGAACCATGACGACGGCACCCGCTACATCGCCGGGAGCATCGTCGAAGTTTCCTGA